The nucleotide window CTGTCGAGATCTTTACCGGGTCGTTTTTTATTGTCTACCATTATTATTGTCTCTCTAAATGCCTTCCCTTTACTTGCCAGACCCTGAAGATGTTCTGTTCCAGGGTTGTTCTAAGTGAAGTCAGGAGCCTGCTGCGCCTCTGTCGGGCGCCCATCCGTATGACGCATGTTGTCTGTCCACACCATGCGTCATGACCAATGACAGACTGCGTTTATGCCGCCGGATTACCTGAAAGTGGAATGAAACCCTGTTTTGGCAGCGTAAATGCCCTCTGCTTCCTACACTGTTTTCGCAAAAGCGCAGCCGATTGTCAAAGCAAAACAAACAAAACCAGTACAACATGCCAGAAGTATCGCTGCGTGACTGTTTTTAAATAGATATTTTTCCCGGCTACGCACTATGAAGCGACACGTTTCGCCCTGTTTTAGCGCATCCCTCCCCATTCTGGCGCACGCTCTCATTGGTCAAACCTTTTGCAGTCATCGTTAACAAAATTGCAGAACGCTTTTGTTGCCGCGTTAAATTCCCTACAATCAAAAAATGTTTGCCAGACAAAAAATGAGGGTCTCATGAGCACGGCCAGACACAGTAAATTACTTATCCTGGGTTCCGGCCCGGCTGGTTATACCGCTGCAGTGTATGCGGCGCGCGCCAACCTGAATCCGGTGTTGATTACCGGCCTTGAAAAAGGCGGACAACTGACCACCACCACAGAAGTGGAAAATTGGCCTGGCGATCCTCACGATCTCACCGGCCCACTGCTGATGGAGCGGATGCAGGAACACGCTGAAAAATTCAACACTGAGATCATTTTCGACCATATCCATACGGTAGATTTACAGACCCGTCCATTCCGTCTGACGGGCGACAGCGCTGAATACACAGCAGATGCCCTGATCATCGCCACGGGCGCGTCAGCGCGTTATCTGGGGCTGCCTTCCGAAGAGGCATTTAAAGGGCGCGGCGTCTCCGCCTGCGCAACCTGCGACGGGTTTTTCTACCGTAATCAGAAGGTAGCGGTAATTGGCGGCGGTAATACTGCCGTGGAAGAGGCGCTTTACCTGGCGAACATCGCTGCTGAAGTCCACCTGATCCACCGTCGGGACAGCTTCCGTGCCGAAAAAATCCTGATCGATCGGCTGATGGAAAAAGTGCATAACGGCAACATCGTGCTGCACACCAATCAGACGCTGGATGAAGTCATGGGCGACCAGATGGGCGTCAGCAGCCTGCGCCTGCGCTCTGCGCTGGACAATCAGCAGACGGAAGAGTTGACGGTTGCCGGCCTGTTTGTGGCGATCGGCCACAGCCCGAATACCGGCATCTTTAAAGATCAGCTTGAACTGGAAAATGGCTATATCAAGGTCCAGTCAGGCCTGCACGGTAACGCCACGCAAACCAGTATCCCAGGCGTCTTCGCCGCAGGCGATGTCATGGACCATATTTACCGTCAGGCGATTACTTCTGCCGGTACCGGTTGTATGGCCGCGCTGGATGCTGAGCGCTATCTGGATGGATTAGTTAAAAACTCTCAGTAAGTTGTTAACTTCCTGCATCTATCTTGCTTAAGGCGGCCTTCTCAGGTCGCCTTTTTATTTGCCGCATTGTACCATTGCCAGCCTGTTCCCCCTGGTGGGACGTTCCCTCTGTTTCGTTAACCGCTCAGCTGGAAAGGCATGAACAAAACACGGCAGCAACATCTACTTCGCTGGCTGAAAAGCCAGACAGGCCATGGTAAACGCTGGTTAAGACTTTCACTGATTTTAGGGCTGGGCAGCGCCCTGGTGGTGGTCTGTCAGGCCTGGTTACTGGCAACGATACTCCAGTCACTGATTGTTGAACTCCGCCCTCGCGAAACGTTAATCGTCCCCTTTATGCTGCTGTTCAGCTGTTTTGTGCTCAGAGGCATCCTGAGCTGGCTGCGTGAAAAAGTTGGTTTCGAATGCGGCAAAGCGATTCGCTCTACACTCAGGCAAACCGTGCTCGATCGGCTTGGTGCCCTGGGGCCAGCCTGGATCAAGGGAAAACCGGTGGGAAGTTGGGCCACGCTGCTGCTTGAGCAAATTGAAGAGATGCAGGATTACTATTCCCGCTATCTGCCGCAAATGTTGCTGGCCCTCTTCATCCCCTGCTTTATTCTCATCGCGCTCTTCCCGGTAAACTGGGCGGCGGCGCTGATCCTGCTCTGCACCGCGCCGCTGATCCCGCTGTTTATGGCGCTGGTAGGCATGGGAGCTGCAGATGCCAATCGCCGTAATTTCCTTGCGCTCGCCAGGCTTAGCGGCCATTTTCTCGACCGTTTACGCGGTCTGGAGACGCTGCGACTCTTCCATCGTGCCGAGGCTGAAACAGAGAGCATTCGCGCCGCGTCGGAAGATTTCCGTCAGCGCACCATGGAAGTTCTGAGGCTGGCCTTTCTCTCTTCTGCGGTGCTGGAATTTTTCGCATCTTTATCAATAGCCGTAGTCGCGGTCTATTTTGGTTTCTCCTATCTTGGCGAGCTGAATTTTGGGCATTACGGCCCAGGCGTCACCCTTTTTGCTGGTTTTCTGGCGCTGATCCTGGCACCAGAGTTCTTCCAGCCGCTGCGGGATTTAGGGGCGTTTTATCATGCAAAAGCCCAGGCGGTAGGGGGAGCTGACTCGCTGGAGACGTTTTTAACCAGCAGCGATACTCTCGCCCGCGAACGCGGCGATCGGATTATTGACACTCAGCATGGCCTTACCCTGCGCGCGCAGGATTTACAGGTTCTGTCACCGGAAGGTCAGGTGCTGGCAGGCCCGCTGAGCTTCACTCTTGCAGCGGGCCAGCGTATTGCGCTGGTGGGACAGAGTGGCGCGGGCAAATCCTCCCTGCTGAATGTGCTTTCGGGGTTCCTGCCTTATCAGGGATCGCTACAGGTTAACGGCGTTGAGTTGCGCGAGCTGGATCCTGCTTTCTGGCAGCAGCAGCTGGCCTGGGTAGGACAGAATCCTCACCTTCCTGCATCCACCCTTCGGCAGAATATTGCGATGGGGGAGACTGAAGATCGGGAGAGGCTGCTGCGGGTATGTGAGCAGGCTGGGGTAACTGAATTCCTTCCCGGTCTTCCCGCAGGGCTGGAGAGCGAAACGGGTGAGCAGGCTTCAGCCCTCTCAGTGGGCCAGGCACAACGGGTCGCCGTTGCCAGAGCACTCTATAAACCCTGTCGTCTGCTGCTGCTGGATGAGCCGGGTGCCAGCCTGGACAGCCAAAGCGAACGCCATGTTAACTCGGCCCTGCTGCAGGCTTCCTTTAATCAGACAACTTTGCTGATAACCCATCAGCTGGATCAGCTTGAACAGTGGGATGAGGTCTGGCTGATGCGTAACGGCGCTCTTATTCAGCAGGGGCCTCATGCTCAGCTGCTGCGAAGCCCCGGCGCTTTTGCCGATCTGGCCGCGCAGCGTAAGGAGACGGTGGAATGAAAGTGTTATTGCCCTTCTTAGCGCTCTACCGGCGTCATTTCTGGCGGCTTTCGCTGGGAATTTTACTGGCTATCGTCACGCTGCTGGCAAGCATCGGTTTACTGACGCTCTCCGGCTGGTTCCTGGCCGCCTCCTCGCTTGCTGGCGTGGCAGGACTTTACAGCTTTAACTATATGCTGCCAGCCGCTGGCGTGCGCGGCGCCGCGATTACCCGCACCGCCGCACGCTACTTTGAGCGCCTGGTCAGCCATGACGGCACCTTCCGGGTGCTCCAGCATTTACGTACCTTCACCTTCAGCAAGCTGCTCCCGCTCTCTCCTTCCGGCCTGGCCGGTTTTCGTCAAGGCGACCTGCTTAACAGACTGGTGGCCGATGTCGATACGCTTGACCACCTCTACCTGCGGGTTCTCTCTCCGCTTATCGGCGCTCTGCTGGTTATCCTGACGGTGACGCTGGGTCTGGGCTGGCTGGACTGGTCGCTGGCGCTGACCCTGGGCGGCCTGATGCTGGCCACACTCCTGATACTGCCCCCCCTCTTTTACCGGGCAGGACAGCCTGCCGGCCTGGCCATGACCACTTTACGCGGAGCCTATCGCAGCCAGCTCACCGACTGGCTGCAGGGGCATGCAGAGCTCTCTATTTTTGGTGCTGAACCGCGTTTTCGCCAGGCTCTGGACCACACTGAAAAACGCTGGCAGGCCGCACAAAGGCGTCAGGCAAGTCTGATGGGAATTTCTCAGGGGGCATTAACGCTGGTCACTGGCGTAGCCGTGGTGGTTATTCTCTGGCTGAGTGCCGGAGGCGTAGGTGATCATACCCAGCCCGGCGCGCTGATTGCGCTGTTTGTCTTCTGTGCGCTGGCTGCCTTTGAGGCACTGGCTCCGGTGGGCAGCGCTTTTTTACATCTGGGACAGGTGATCGCCTCTGCCCGCCGCGTTACCGACATTATCAGCCAGAAGCCCGCGGTGGAGTTTACGCCCACTCCCTGCCAGCCTCGCCAGGGTATCAGCCTGAGCGTACAGGATCTCTCGTTCAGTTATGTAACGGGTCAACCTGCTCTGCAGAGCTTTTCTCTCGAGGTGGCGCAGGGTGAACATATTGCGCTGCTGGGCCGCACCGGCTGTGGAAAATCTACCCTGTTACAGCTTTTAACCCGTGCCTGGGATCCGCAGCAGGGAGTGATCCTGCTGAACGGCGTGCCGCTGAAGGAGTGGAACGAAGCGGCGTTACGCGCCACCACCAGCGTGGTCACCCAGCGCGTCCATCTGTTCAGCAACACGCTGCGGGAAAATTTACTGCTGGCTTCGCCGGGACGCAGTGATGCTGAATTAGCAGCGGTGCTGGAGCAGGTTGGCCTGAAGGTTCTGCTGGAAAATGATCAGGGACTGAATGCCTGGATTGGCGAAGGTGGACGCCAGCTGTCAGGTGGAGAATTAAGAAGGCTTGGGCTGGCGCGCGCGCTTCTGCATGATGGAGATCTGTGGCTGTTAGATGAACCCACCGAAGGGCTGGATGCTGAAACCGAACAGCAAATCCTTGCCCTGCTGCGCCGGGTTGCAGAGCAGAAAACGGTGATCATGGTGACGCACCGTCTGCAGGGGCTGGCGCATTTCGACAAAATTTGCGTTATGGATAACGGCACCATTACCGAGCAGGGAAATCACCCCGAATTAATCTCAAAACGCGGACGTTACTGGTATTTCCATCAGCGGTTTGCGCTATAGTCATAGCCTCTCGAACCTTTGAGACTGTCACTATGCGCCTGATCCAACTCTCCAGGGAGTCCCTTAACTTTCCGCCGCCGGAAATGGCGCTGCGTGAACCTAACGGCCTGCTGGCTATGGGTGGCGATCTCAGCCCTGCTCGTCTGCTGAGTGCTTACCATCGCGGTATCTTTCCCTGGTTCTCGCCGGGCGATCCTATATTGTGGTGGTCACCCGACCCGCGTGCCGTGCTTTACCCTGAAAAGTTTCACCTCAGTCGCAGTATGAAGCGCTTTCATCAGCGCTCGCCCTACCGCGTCACGCTTAATGAAAATTTTTACGATGTGATTGAAGGCTGCGCCAGCGACCGTGAAGAAGGGACATGGATAACCCATGACGTGCGCCGGGCCTGGCTGAAGCTGTATGAAGCGGGCCATGCTCAGTCGATTGAAGTCTGGCATGAAAATGAACTGGTGGGGGGCATGTACGGTCTGGCGCTGGGTAAAATTTTCTGCGGTGAGTCGATGTTCAGCCGCCGCGAGAACGCCTCGAAAACGGCTCTGCTGGTTTTTAGCCGCTATTTTCAGCAGATAGGCGGAAAAGTGATCGACTGTCAGGTTCTTAATCCGCATACGGCTTCGCTGGGCGCAGAGGAGATTGCCCGCACAGACTATCTGCATGAGGTGAATTCGTTGGCAGATCAGCCGCTTGCAGAGAACTGCTGGCAGCCGCGCACCCTTTTTTAATGCTATTTTTTGATGTTTTCCACGCAAGCAGAGATAACAGTGATATAATATGCGCGTTTGGTATGTCGTCCGCCCTTCGCCTCCTGTTTGTGGCGAGCCGGGATTGGCCTGGCTGGGACTCTGTCACCGTTTGCATTGCGCACAGGAGCGAATGCGATACTCATTCTTAGCCCGCAATTCCCCCGCGCTGACGTCGATACACTACTCATTTTTATTTGTGAGCTTCTCTGCGCAAAGCGCGTAACAGAGGGGCCGATGCTGGTGAAATCACCAACAATTCTTTACATAATACTTGAAATTCGGCATTATCTTGCCGGTTCAAAACTAAGGTTGTAACACCTAGAGGATTCGATGGCCAAAGAAGACAATATTGAAATGCAGGGTACCGTACTGGATACGTTACCCAACACCATGTTCCGCGTCGAGTTAGAAAACGGACACGTGGTTACCGCTCACATCTCCGGTAAAATGCGCAAAAACTATATCCGCATCCTGACGGGCGACAAAGTCACTGTAGAGCTGACCCCGTACGACCTGAGCAAAGGCCGCATTGTCTTCCGTAGTCGCTAATTAGCATTCAGCCGTGCTGCCACCCGTTGCGCAGCACCCATAAAAAAAGGCCGGATTTTCATCCGGCCTTTTTCATATTCACCCAAGCTTAGTGCACTGAGCCTTCTGTCTTGCGCTTCTCGGCGCTGACAAACTGGTAGGTCAGCTCGTTGTTCTCTTTATCGAGCGCAACCGACACCGAACCGCCATCCACCAGTGAACCAAACAGCAGCTCGTTCGCCAGCGGTTTTTTCAGGCTTTCCTGCACGGTACGAGCCATTGGACGTGCGCCCATCGCTTTATCGTACCCTTTCGCTGCCAGCCAGTCGCGAGCCTCATCGCTGACTTCCAGCGAGACGCCTTTCGCATCCAGCTGCGCCTGCAGTTCGACAATAAACTTGTCGACCACCTGGTGAATAACCTCAGTATCGAGGTGTTTAAACCAGATAATATTGTCCAGACGGTTACGGAACTCAGGCGTAAAGATCTTTTTGATCTCTTCCATCGCATCAGTACTGTTGTCCTGATGGATCAGACCAATCGATTTACGCTCCGTTTCACGCACGCCGGCATTGGTAGTCATCACCACCACTACGTTACGGAAATCAGCTTTGCGGCCGTTGTTATCGGTCAGCATGCCGTTATCCATTACCTGCAGCAGAAGGTTGAAGACATCCGGGTGTGCTTTTTCGATCTCATCAAGCAGCACAACAGCGTGCGGATGTTTAATCACCGCATCCGTCAGCAGCCCGCCCTGATCGAAGCCCACATATCCCGGAGGCGCACCAATCAAACGGCTGACGGTGTGACGCTCCATATACTCTGACATGTCGAAACGCAGCAGCTCAATGCCCAGCGCCTTCGCCAGCTGAACCGTGACCTCTGTTTTACCCACACCGGTAGGTCCGGCAAACAGGAAAGAGCCCACAGGTTTACGATCCTGCCCCAAACCGGCACGGCTCATTTTGATCGCTTCGGTTAAGGCTTCAATCGCATTGTCCTGACCAAACACCAGCATTTTCAGGCGATCGCCCAGCGTTTTCAGCGTATCGCGGTCGGTAGCAGAGACACTCTTCTCTGGAATACGCGCGATGCGGGCTACCACAGATTCGATATCTGAAACGTTAACCGTTTTCTTACGCTTGCTGACCGGCATAAGACGTGCGCGTGCGCCCGCCTCATCAATGACGTCAATCGCCTTATCGGGCAGATGACGATCGTTGATATATTTCACCGCCAGCTCCACTGCCGCTCTTACCGCTTTAGCGGTATAACGAACGTCATGGTGCGCTTCGTACTTCGGTTTCAGGCCGTTCAGGATCTGTACCGTTTCATCCACTGAAGGTTCAGTGATGTCGATCTTCTGGAAACGACGAGCTAACGCCCGATCTTTTTCAAAGATATTGCTGAACTCCTGATAGGTGGTAGAACCCATCACGCGGATTTTCCCGCTGGAGAGCAACGGTTTAATCAGGTTTGCAGCATCAACCTGACCGCCAGAAGCGGCACCGGCACCGATGATGGTGTGGATCTCATCGATAAACAGAATGCTGCTATTATCCTGCTCAAGCTGTTTTAACAGCGCTTTGAAACGTTTTTCAAAATCACCACGGTACTTGGTACCCGCCAGCAACGAACCGATATCCAGCGAGTAAATCGTGGCATCTTTCATCACTTCCGGCACGTCGCCCTGCACAATGCGCCAGGCGAGACCTTCAGCAATGGCGGTTTTACCTACGCCAGACTCACCCACCAGCAGTGGGTTGTTTTTACGGCGACGGCAAAGTACCTGAACAGTACGCTCCAGTTCTTTCTCGCGCCCGATCAGTGGGTCTATCCCACCTACGCGAGCAAGCTGATTAAGATTGGTGGTGAAGTTTTCCATACGTTCCTCCCCGCCTGCTTGCTCTTCGTTAACCGGATTTTCCGCGCCAGAGGCCGGTCCCGGTTCATCTTTACGAGTGCCATGAGAAATGAAATTCACCACGTCAAGGCGGCTGACTTCATGCTTACGTAACAGGTACGCAGCCTGTGACTCCTGCTCGCTGAAAATGGCGACCAGGACGTTGGCACCAGCCACTTCGCTGCGGCCAGAGGACTGCACGTGAAAAACTGCGCGCTGCAAGACGCGTTGGAAACTGAGCGTCGGCTGAGTGTCGCGCTCTTC belongs to Erwinia pyri and includes:
- the infA gene encoding translation initiation factor IF-1 is translated as MAKEDNIEMQGTVLDTLPNTMFRVELENGHVVTAHISGKMRKNYIRILTGDKVTVELTPYDLSKGRIVFRSR
- the aat gene encoding leucyl/phenylalanyl-tRNA--protein transferase; the encoded protein is MRLIQLSRESLNFPPPEMALREPNGLLAMGGDLSPARLLSAYHRGIFPWFSPGDPILWWSPDPRAVLYPEKFHLSRSMKRFHQRSPYRVTLNENFYDVIEGCASDREEGTWITHDVRRAWLKLYEAGHAQSIEVWHENELVGGMYGLALGKIFCGESMFSRRENASKTALLVFSRYFQQIGGKVIDCQVLNPHTASLGAEEIARTDYLHEVNSLADQPLAENCWQPRTLF
- the cydD gene encoding heme ABC transporter permease/ATP-binding protein CydD, with the protein product MNKTRQQHLLRWLKSQTGHGKRWLRLSLILGLGSALVVVCQAWLLATILQSLIVELRPRETLIVPFMLLFSCFVLRGILSWLREKVGFECGKAIRSTLRQTVLDRLGALGPAWIKGKPVGSWATLLLEQIEEMQDYYSRYLPQMLLALFIPCFILIALFPVNWAAALILLCTAPLIPLFMALVGMGAADANRRNFLALARLSGHFLDRLRGLETLRLFHRAEAETESIRAASEDFRQRTMEVLRLAFLSSAVLEFFASLSIAVVAVYFGFSYLGELNFGHYGPGVTLFAGFLALILAPEFFQPLRDLGAFYHAKAQAVGGADSLETFLTSSDTLARERGDRIIDTQHGLTLRAQDLQVLSPEGQVLAGPLSFTLAAGQRIALVGQSGAGKSSLLNVLSGFLPYQGSLQVNGVELRELDPAFWQQQLAWVGQNPHLPASTLRQNIAMGETEDRERLLRVCEQAGVTEFLPGLPAGLESETGEQASALSVGQAQRVAVARALYKPCRLLLLDEPGASLDSQSERHVNSALLQASFNQTTLLITHQLDQLEQWDEVWLMRNGALIQQGPHAQLLRSPGAFADLAAQRKETVE
- the clpA gene encoding ATP-dependent Clp protease ATP-binding subunit ClpA, which codes for MLNQELELSLNMAFARAREHRHEFMTVEHLLLALLSNPSAREALEACTVDIVALRQELEAFIEQTTPVLPVSEEERDTQPTLSFQRVLQRAVFHVQSSGRSEVAGANVLVAIFSEQESQAAYLLRKHEVSRLDVVNFISHGTRKDEPGPASGAENPVNEEQAGGEERMENFTTNLNQLARVGGIDPLIGREKELERTVQVLCRRRKNNPLLVGESGVGKTAIAEGLAWRIVQGDVPEVMKDATIYSLDIGSLLAGTKYRGDFEKRFKALLKQLEQDNSSILFIDEIHTIIGAGAASGGQVDAANLIKPLLSSGKIRVMGSTTYQEFSNIFEKDRALARRFQKIDITEPSVDETVQILNGLKPKYEAHHDVRYTAKAVRAAVELAVKYINDRHLPDKAIDVIDEAGARARLMPVSKRKKTVNVSDIESVVARIARIPEKSVSATDRDTLKTLGDRLKMLVFGQDNAIEALTEAIKMSRAGLGQDRKPVGSFLFAGPTGVGKTEVTVQLAKALGIELLRFDMSEYMERHTVSRLIGAPPGYVGFDQGGLLTDAVIKHPHAVVLLDEIEKAHPDVFNLLLQVMDNGMLTDNNGRKADFRNVVVVMTTNAGVRETERKSIGLIHQDNSTDAMEEIKKIFTPEFRNRLDNIIWFKHLDTEVIHQVVDKFIVELQAQLDAKGVSLEVSDEARDWLAAKGYDKAMGARPMARTVQESLKKPLANELLFGSLVDGGSVSVALDKENNELTYQFVSAEKRKTEGSVH
- the trxB gene encoding thioredoxin-disulfide reductase, with protein sequence MSTARHSKLLILGSGPAGYTAAVYAARANLNPVLITGLEKGGQLTTTTEVENWPGDPHDLTGPLLMERMQEHAEKFNTEIIFDHIHTVDLQTRPFRLTGDSAEYTADALIIATGASARYLGLPSEEAFKGRGVSACATCDGFFYRNQKVAVIGGGNTAVEEALYLANIAAEVHLIHRRDSFRAEKILIDRLMEKVHNGNIVLHTNQTLDEVMGDQMGVSSLRLRSALDNQQTEELTVAGLFVAIGHSPNTGIFKDQLELENGYIKVQSGLHGNATQTSIPGVFAAGDVMDHIYRQAITSAGTGCMAALDAERYLDGLVKNSQ
- the cydC gene encoding heme ABC transporter ATP-binding protein/permease CydC → MKVLLPFLALYRRHFWRLSLGILLAIVTLLASIGLLTLSGWFLAASSLAGVAGLYSFNYMLPAAGVRGAAITRTAARYFERLVSHDGTFRVLQHLRTFTFSKLLPLSPSGLAGFRQGDLLNRLVADVDTLDHLYLRVLSPLIGALLVILTVTLGLGWLDWSLALTLGGLMLATLLILPPLFYRAGQPAGLAMTTLRGAYRSQLTDWLQGHAELSIFGAEPRFRQALDHTEKRWQAAQRRQASLMGISQGALTLVTGVAVVVILWLSAGGVGDHTQPGALIALFVFCALAAFEALAPVGSAFLHLGQVIASARRVTDIISQKPAVEFTPTPCQPRQGISLSVQDLSFSYVTGQPALQSFSLEVAQGEHIALLGRTGCGKSTLLQLLTRAWDPQQGVILLNGVPLKEWNEAALRATTSVVTQRVHLFSNTLRENLLLASPGRSDAELAAVLEQVGLKVLLENDQGLNAWIGEGGRQLSGGELRRLGLARALLHDGDLWLLDEPTEGLDAETEQQILALLRRVAEQKTVIMVTHRLQGLAHFDKICVMDNGTITEQGNHPELISKRGRYWYFHQRFAL